In Aliiroseovarius sp. M344, a genomic segment contains:
- the nirJ gene encoding heme d1 biosynthesis radical SAM protein NirJ gives MFRLTEYMHQLAKPTPVRQRRGDGMVKPVVIWNLTRRCNLKCRHCYTVSADVNFPGELSEAQAMDTLEDLGQFKVPAIILSGGEPLDSPYLFPLAKRARKLTRVLALSTNGTKIHGETADQVAEIGFNYVGISIDGIGETNDWFRGVDGAFDDAVRGVRELKKRDVRVGLRFCLTEGTQHHLPDLLKLCDDEGVDKFYLSHLVYAGRGDKNRGEDAHHIMTRKGMDLLIDRAWESASGGRQLDIVTGNNDADAGYFLQWAAEKFDAEKVANLREHLVAWGGNSSGMGVANIDFLGKVHPDTYWSDYTIGNVKETPFSELWTGDDQMLATLRTRPRPLKGRCGACAIKDVCGGNTRIRALQVTGDPWAEDPACYLTNDEIGVTDADRLEVTPFRGKSNDPKHQFF, from the coding sequence ATGTTCCGCCTGACCGAATACATGCACCAGCTTGCCAAACCGACCCCCGTGCGTCAGCGCCGGGGTGACGGGATGGTAAAACCCGTGGTGATCTGGAACCTGACGCGTCGCTGCAACCTGAAATGCCGCCACTGTTACACCGTGTCGGCCGATGTGAATTTCCCCGGCGAACTGTCCGAGGCGCAGGCCATGGACACGTTGGAAGATCTGGGCCAATTCAAAGTCCCCGCGATTATCCTGTCAGGCGGTGAGCCGCTGGACAGCCCCTATCTGTTCCCGTTGGCAAAGCGCGCGCGCAAGCTGACCCGCGTGTTGGCCCTGTCGACCAACGGCACCAAAATCCACGGCGAGACCGCCGATCAGGTGGCCGAGATCGGGTTCAACTATGTTGGCATCTCGATCGACGGGATTGGCGAAACCAACGACTGGTTCCGCGGCGTGGATGGCGCGTTTGACGATGCGGTGCGCGGTGTGCGCGAGTTGAAAAAGCGCGATGTGCGCGTTGGCCTGCGCTTTTGCCTGACCGAAGGCACGCAACACCATCTGCCCGACCTGCTGAAACTGTGCGATGACGAAGGGGTCGACAAATTCTATCTGTCGCACCTTGTCTATGCCGGCCGCGGTGACAAAAACCGGGGCGAGGACGCGCATCACATCATGACCCGCAAGGGTATGGACCTGCTGATCGATCGGGCATGGGAAAGTGCCTCGGGCGGGCGGCAGCTGGACATTGTGACTGGCAACAACGACGCCGATGCGGGCTATTTCCTGCAATGGGCGGCCGAGAAGTTTGACGCCGAGAAAGTCGCCAATCTGCGCGAGCATCTTGTGGCCTGGGGCGGCAACTCCTCCGGCATGGGCGTCGCCAATATCGACTTTCTGGGCAAGGTCCATCCCGACACATATTGGTCCGACTACACCATCGGCAACGTGAAAGAGACACCGTTCTCCGAGCTGTGGACCGGCGATGACCAGATGCTCGCCACCCTGCGCACCCGCCCCCGTCCGCTGAAGGGCCGCTGCGGGGCCTGCGCGATCAAGGACGTCTGTGGCGGCAACACCCGCATCCGCGCGCTGCAGGTCACGGGCGATCCGTGGGCCGAAGATCCGGCCTGCTATCTGACAAATGACGAAATTGGCGTGACCGATGCCGACCGGCTTGAAGTCACCCCCTTCCGAGGCAAAAGTAATGACCCGAAACACCAGTTTTTCTAA
- a CDS encoding Lrp/AsnC family transcriptional regulator produces the protein MSIDATDRAIIEALQSGLPLVPAPYAEVAEKLGLEEADLTARLAAMKESGVIRRIAAAPNHYKLGMTANGMTVWDVDDEVLNEVGPKIGALPFVTHSYERPRALPDWPYNLFAMVHGSSRDEVEEKRQQIVDLLGDALRCSDTLYSTRILKKTGLRLRKKGD, from the coding sequence ATGAGCATCGACGCAACAGACCGCGCCATCATCGAAGCGCTGCAATCCGGCCTGCCGCTGGTCCCTGCCCCCTATGCCGAGGTGGCCGAAAAGCTGGGACTGGAGGAAGCTGATCTGACTGCGCGCCTTGCAGCGATGAAGGAAAGTGGCGTCATCCGCCGGATCGCCGCCGCGCCCAACCACTACAAACTGGGCATGACCGCCAATGGCATGACGGTTTGGGATGTGGACGACGAAGTTCTGAACGAAGTCGGCCCGAAAATCGGCGCGCTGCCCTTCGTCACCCACAGCTATGAACGCCCGCGCGCCCTGCCCGACTGGCCTTATAATCTGTTTGCCATGGTCCACGGATCATCGCGCGACGAGGTTGAGGAAAAGCGCCAGCAGATCGTTGACCTTCTGGGCGATGCGCTGCGCTGCAGTGACACGCTCTATTCCACTCGCATTCTGAAAAAGACGGGGCTGCGGCTTCGTAAGAAAGGGGACTGA
- a CDS encoding nitrite reductase: protein MSLGTTQKNIRSSLGIGFAMMLSSVALPAMAEGPTLSDEAFEASKQLYFEQCAGCHGVLRKGATGKSLEPVVKTTAADGTVTESGTLKLGQERLEKIITWGTEGGMNNFSDIMTEEQIKDMATYIMMDPPKPPEMSLAQMKETRKVYVEEADYPTEPLHGRNWENFFVVIERDVGKVAVIDGDTKEVLVHIPTGYAVHVLKASEHHKLEEPENPGRFWYTMGRDGKMTKIDLWQTPDKMLVSEVKIAYDARDVAVSGDGKYVIGGGYWPPHFAIVDAQTMEPVKVVSTRGVNVDGEYVEEARVAAIYTTPNEPTWIVAVKELGQLWQVDYTDLDNLSIDKINSAKFLHDGFFDPTGRYFQIAANASNKMVVVDTQTHKLEAMIDTAALPHPGPGANWIDPNCGPVAGTTHLGVGTVTVWGNDPEGHPDNAWKTCYEVETDGAGLFVRTHPNSKYIWADQTKHPEPEIQQSVQVISKETGEIVKTIQITEDEGSAAVHFEFNADGTEVWVSKWNLSDSLEPNGQIVIFDAETLEEKSRIDGLFAPTGKFNVYNRSNHVT, encoded by the coding sequence GCGTGCTTCGCAAAGGTGCGACAGGCAAAAGCCTTGAGCCCGTTGTGAAAACCACTGCCGCAGACGGCACCGTCACTGAAAGTGGCACGCTGAAGCTCGGCCAGGAACGTCTAGAGAAGATCATTACCTGGGGCACCGAAGGCGGCATGAACAACTTCTCGGACATTATGACCGAGGAGCAGATCAAAGACATGGCGACCTACATCATGATGGATCCGCCAAAACCGCCAGAAATGTCGCTGGCTCAGATGAAAGAGACCCGCAAGGTCTATGTCGAAGAAGCCGACTACCCGACCGAGCCGCTGCACGGCCGCAACTGGGAAAACTTCTTCGTCGTCATTGAACGTGACGTAGGTAAAGTGGCTGTCATCGACGGCGACACCAAAGAAGTTCTGGTACACATCCCCACCGGGTATGCGGTGCACGTTCTGAAAGCGTCAGAGCACCATAAACTGGAAGAGCCGGAAAATCCGGGTCGCTTCTGGTACACCATGGGCCGCGACGGCAAGATGACCAAAATCGACCTCTGGCAGACGCCGGACAAAATGTTGGTTTCGGAAGTCAAGATTGCCTATGACGCACGCGACGTAGCAGTCTCCGGCGACGGTAAATACGTCATCGGTGGTGGTTACTGGCCGCCGCACTTCGCAATCGTTGATGCGCAGACCATGGAACCGGTCAAAGTTGTGTCGACCCGCGGCGTGAACGTCGATGGTGAGTATGTGGAAGAGGCCCGTGTGGCCGCGATCTACACCACACCGAACGAACCGACATGGATCGTGGCAGTGAAAGAGCTGGGTCAGCTGTGGCAGGTGGATTACACCGACCTCGACAACCTGAGCATCGACAAGATCAACTCGGCCAAGTTCCTGCACGATGGGTTCTTTGATCCGACAGGTCGTTACTTCCAGATCGCGGCAAACGCGTCGAACAAAATGGTTGTTGTGGACACACAAACCCACAAGCTTGAAGCCATGATCGACACCGCAGCGCTGCCGCACCCCGGCCCCGGCGCAAACTGGATTGACCCGAATTGTGGTCCGGTTGCAGGCACAACCCACCTTGGTGTTGGTACTGTGACGGTCTGGGGCAACGACCCCGAAGGCCATCCGGATAACGCCTGGAAGACCTGCTACGAAGTTGAAACCGACGGCGCTGGCCTGTTTGTCCGGACCCACCCGAATTCCAAATACATTTGGGCGGACCAGACCAAACACCCCGAGCCTGAAATTCAGCAATCGGTTCAGGTCATCTCGAAAGAGACCGGCGAGATCGTGAAAACGATCCAGATCACTGAAGACGAAGGCAGCGCCGCTGTTCACTTCGAATTCAACGCGGACGGCACCGAAGTTTGGGTGTCCAAGTGGAACCTCTCGGACTCGCTTGAGCCGAATGGTCAGATCGTGATCTTCGACGCGGAGACGCTGGAAGAGAAATCCCGGATCGACGGCCTGTTTGCCCCGACCGGTAAGTTCAACGTCTACAACCGTTCGAACCACGTCACCTAA
- a CDS encoding cytochrome D1 domain-containing protein translates to MKTLISALTLAATLGTAALADTIATTIATGDLGLVIERAKGSVLLVDQSDRASLTRIEGLGDLSHASMVYSPDERFAYVFGRDGGLTKVDIVERKIANRVVQAGNSIGGAISDDGKLVAVSNYEPGGVRVFDADTLELVADIPTGSKTIGLVDAPGRRFVFTMWDTGETWIADMSGEGDPAITKIPDMGKNPYDALVTGNGRTYITGLFGEDGLTALDLWEDDPKPIRVLPNYGRGQEDMPVYKMPHLEGWALTGSEFVLPAVGHHEVLWIDANTLEETGRTKTYSQPVFAMARPDGRQVWVNFAHPMNDTIQVIDTVTKQIIHEFKPGPAVLHMEFTPRGHEIWISVRDENKVKIYDTHTFEFLREIEADSPSGIFFTARAHRTGL, encoded by the coding sequence ATGAAAACGCTGATTTCCGCCCTGACGCTGGCTGCCACGCTGGGCACGGCCGCGCTTGCCGACACCATCGCCACAACGATTGCCACGGGTGACCTTGGTCTTGTGATCGAACGCGCCAAAGGCTCTGTGCTGCTGGTCGATCAGTCCGACCGCGCCTCGCTCACCCGCATCGAAGGGCTGGGCGATCTCAGTCATGCCTCGATGGTGTATTCCCCCGACGAACGCTTTGCCTACGTGTTTGGCCGCGACGGTGGGCTGACCAAGGTCGACATCGTCGAACGCAAGATAGCCAACCGCGTCGTCCAAGCTGGCAACTCGATCGGCGGCGCGATATCTGACGATGGCAAACTGGTGGCCGTATCGAACTATGAACCCGGCGGCGTGCGCGTCTTTGACGCCGACACGCTGGAGCTGGTGGCCGATATCCCGACAGGCTCGAAAACCATCGGGCTGGTCGACGCCCCCGGTCGTCGCTTTGTCTTCACCATGTGGGACACGGGCGAGACGTGGATTGCCGACATGTCCGGCGAAGGTGATCCCGCGATCACCAAAATCCCCGACATGGGCAAGAACCCCTATGACGCGCTGGTCACTGGCAATGGCCGCACCTATATCACCGGGCTGTTTGGCGAAGACGGCCTGACCGCGCTGGACCTGTGGGAAGATGATCCCAAACCGATCCGCGTGCTGCCAAACTATGGCCGCGGGCAAGAAGATATGCCGGTCTACAAAATGCCCCACCTAGAAGGCTGGGCGCTGACCGGGTCTGAATTTGTGCTGCCTGCCGTGGGCCATCACGAGGTTCTGTGGATCGACGCAAACACGCTGGAAGAAACCGGTCGCACCAAGACCTATTCCCAGCCGGTGTTTGCCATGGCGCGCCCCGATGGCCGTCAGGTCTGGGTCAACTTTGCCCACCCGATGAACGACACCATTCAGGTGATCGACACGGTGACCAAGCAGATCATCCACGAATTCAAGCCCGGCCCCGCCGTGCTGCACATGGAGTTCACCCCGCGCGGCCATGAAATCTGGATCAGCGTTCGGGATGAAAACAAGGTCAAGATCTATGACACGCACACGTTCGAGTTTCTGCGCGAAATTGAGGCCGACAGCCCGTCTGGCATCTTCTTCACCGCACGTGCGCACCGGACGGGTTTGTAA
- a CDS encoding cytochrome c encodes MRSLLALLILTGAAHAGEPGLDPTALTRLVHQDCGSCHGLTLMGGLGPDIRPETIEHYDAEVLQSVILDGIPDTAMPPWRPLITEAEAAWIADYLLKGDTE; translated from the coding sequence ATGCGTAGCCTTCTGGCCCTTCTGATTCTGACCGGGGCTGCCCATGCGGGTGAGCCCGGTTTGGACCCGACAGCGCTGACCCGTCTGGTGCATCAGGATTGCGGATCGTGCCATGGGTTGACGCTGATGGGCGGTTTGGGGCCAGACATCCGGCCTGAAACCATCGAACATTACGACGCCGAGGTTCTGCAATCCGTGATCCTCGACGGAATTCCCGACACGGCCATGCCGCCATGGCGCCCCCTCATCACCGAGGCCGAGGCCGCCTGGATTGCCGATTATCTTCTGAAAGGCGACACCGAATGA
- a CDS encoding AsnC family transcriptional regulator, translated as MKDVTDPIDRHLLDDWQRNFPVVRRPFAELASAAGTTEEDVLNRLADLRDSGTITRVGATCAPNTLSASTLAAVAAPEGRIEEVAAIINEDAGVNHSYEREDHWNLWFVATGPDRDAVNASLARISDRTGLRVLDLRLRQPFNIDLGFKMGSGDTPVMHSAPRAVDMSAIREGDKALMNILTKGMPLVPAPYAVIADQLGRTEADVLARVAALTEAGLLSRLGVIVRHRKLGWKSNAMVVWNVPEGRIIDAGTQLAALPGITLCYERRPVAGVWPYRLYCMIHAQSRADALAVLDKAKALPALTDVDHKVLFSTRCFRQTGAMIAKEKEAAE; from the coding sequence ATGAAAGACGTCACTGATCCCATTGACCGCCACCTGCTGGACGATTGGCAGCGCAATTTCCCCGTGGTCCGTCGCCCCTTTGCCGAATTGGCAAGCGCGGCGGGCACCACGGAAGAGGACGTGCTGAACCGTCTGGCTGACCTGCGCGACAGTGGCACCATCACGCGGGTCGGCGCGACCTGTGCGCCCAATACGCTGTCGGCGTCAACGCTGGCTGCGGTGGCCGCGCCCGAGGGTCGCATCGAAGAGGTTGCGGCGATCATCAATGAAGACGCAGGCGTCAACCATTCGTATGAACGCGAGGATCACTGGAACCTCTGGTTTGTCGCCACCGGGCCGGACCGCGACGCGGTGAATGCCTCGCTTGCACGGATTTCGGATCGCACCGGGTTGCGGGTGTTGGACCTGCGTCTGAGGCAACCCTTCAACATCGATCTTGGGTTCAAGATGGGCTCCGGCGACACCCCCGTAATGCACTCCGCCCCGCGCGCCGTGGATATGTCTGCGATCCGCGAAGGCGACAAAGCCCTGATGAACATCCTGACCAAAGGTATGCCCTTGGTCCCTGCCCCCTATGCCGTGATCGCTGATCAACTTGGCCGGACTGAAGCCGACGTGCTGGCCCGCGTTGCCGCCTTGACCGAGGCGGGTCTTCTGTCGCGCCTTGGCGTGATCGTGCGTCACCGCAAGCTGGGCTGGAAATCAAACGCGATGGTCGTCTGGAATGTGCCAGAGGGTCGTATCATTGACGCAGGCACGCAACTGGCCGCCCTGCCCGGAATAACGCTGTGCTATGAACGCCGCCCGGTCGCTGGTGTCTGGCCCTACCGCTTGTATTGCATGATCCACGCCCAATCGCGCGCAGATGCGTTGGCGGTTCTGGACAAGGCAAAGGCGCTGCCAGCGTTGACTGATGTGGACCACAAGGTGCTGTTTTCCACCCGCTGCTTCCGCCAGACCGGCGCGATGATCGCCAAAGAAAAGGAGGCCGCAGAATGA
- the cobA gene encoding uroporphyrinogen-III C-methyltransferase, protein MTGKVYLIGAGPGDPELMTMKAIRMLKDADVVVYDRLVSDDIVAMAKPDAQMIFVGKAAKCHTVSQERINEILVEKARAGLNVARLKGGDPLIFGRGSEEAGYVVSQGVEVEYAPGITAAQGAASVTGVPLTHRGLATGVQYVTGHRQADDVLDLDWKCLANPDTTLVVYMGVANIGQIAVGLMTEGLAGSTPVMAISRASTPDEARMLSTLDHVAKDARRAGLKPPTLFIIGKVVSLYDAGQFDPAQAIAAHA, encoded by the coding sequence ATGACCGGCAAAGTTTACCTGATCGGCGCAGGCCCCGGAGATCCGGAGCTGATGACCATGAAAGCCATCCGTATGCTGAAAGATGCTGATGTGGTGGTGTATGACCGTTTGGTGTCTGACGACATTGTCGCCATGGCCAAACCGGACGCCCAGATGATTTTCGTCGGCAAAGCCGCGAAATGTCACACGGTGTCTCAAGAGCGTATCAATGAAATACTGGTCGAAAAGGCCCGAGCTGGCCTGAATGTCGCCCGCTTGAAGGGCGGCGATCCCCTGATCTTCGGGCGCGGTTCGGAAGAAGCCGGATATGTCGTGTCGCAAGGGGTCGAGGTTGAATACGCCCCCGGCATCACCGCGGCGCAAGGTGCCGCAAGCGTCACCGGCGTTCCGCTGACCCATCGCGGGCTTGCCACCGGCGTTCAATATGTCACGGGCCACCGTCAGGCCGACGATGTGCTGGATCTGGACTGGAAATGTCTGGCCAACCCCGACACCACGCTTGTTGTTTACATGGGCGTGGCCAATATCGGCCAGATCGCCGTGGGCCTGATGACCGAAGGTCTGGCAGGGTCGACCCCCGTCATGGCCATCTCGCGCGCCTCGACGCCCGACGAGGCCCGCATGCTCTCGACCCTTGATCACGTGGCAAAGGACGCGCGCCGCGCCGGGTTGAAGCCGCCCACCCTGTTCATCATCGGCAAGGTCGTATCGCTTTATGACGCCGGCCAGTTCGATCCCGCACAAGCGATTGCGGCCCATGCGTAG
- a CDS encoding copper-binding protein, which produces MKRSVHALALSSAAVLCAAFPVLADEKTDAICAEAEERYVELFGAPSADADGVTVVKMYNYNFCPGELVVPVGTTVRWVNVDKRTSHSVILPDQPESDRAFPEETIEFTFLTEGDQDYLCGPHWETQKMIGMVTVTSK; this is translated from the coding sequence ATGAAACGCTCTGTTCATGCACTTGCCCTGTCCTCCGCTGCCGTGCTTTGCGCGGCTTTCCCCGTTTTGGCGGATGAAAAAACCGATGCCATCTGCGCCGAGGCCGAAGAACGATATGTCGAACTTTTCGGCGCGCCCTCAGCAGATGCTGACGGCGTCACCGTCGTGAAAATGTACAACTACAATTTTTGCCCCGGCGAACTGGTCGTTCCCGTCGGCACAACAGTGCGTTGGGTCAATGTCGACAAGCGCACCAGCCACAGTGTGATTCTGCCCGACCAGCCCGAAAGTGACCGCGCTTTCCCGGAAGAAACCATCGAATTCACCTTCCTGACTGAGGGTGATCAGGATTACCTGTGCGGCCCACATTGGGAAACACAAAAGATGATCGGCATGGTCACGGTGACCTCTAAATAA
- a CDS encoding NapC/NirT family cytochrome c: MSQTNGSDPKKPIWRRYFLWGMPLAGIAGVFVAGIIFWGGFNTAMEATNTKDFCISCHEMEDFVYQEYKGTIHDVNRSGVGAVCSDCHVPKDWTHKMIRKIKASKELWGKMVGTINTEEKFEAKRLHLAMNEWERMKNSDSRECRNCHHFESMMPEFQRPRARQQHLNAMETGQTCIDCHKGIAHSDLRDRAEEEYLEALEAPNPKFAREVPQAYLDSLARVEAKEAEEEAARKAEADAAQARMMAAVEAARTDERAKVEAEMAGAATEAPAAGDTGSSDGASAGGSVGANVDWDAVAATDMTLFYPGQASFEWAQNGKTHGGARPLTKGGDQCSTCHAKELETIGNKIVAGGGGKNDELEPTPIPGKRGTIAASLKATYDDENVYFRLQWLDAGHTPAPFVDGGKMDPDNQIKVGMMITGTGIEMGEQVGCWATCHADNTYMPFDPGAEAIAASGDIATQLQADTTITKYLAESRTDIELKGRGDKPLGGWDKVKDQAEIDQLLADGTFMDLMRVYADGTAENGYLLQNRTVNEGEMAGEANLGADGTWTVTFSRPLAGGAGDVALEAGKTYTVGFAIHDDFTAARFHHVTLNTSLALDNAEAAINVVKQ; encoded by the coding sequence ATGTCCCAGACCAACGGTAGTGACCCGAAAAAGCCAATTTGGCGCCGGTATTTCCTGTGGGGAATGCCGCTTGCCGGCATAGCTGGCGTCTTTGTCGCCGGCATCATCTTCTGGGGCGGGTTCAACACCGCCATGGAAGCCACGAACACCAAAGATTTCTGTATCTCGTGTCACGAGATGGAAGATTTCGTTTACCAGGAATACAAGGGCACAATTCACGATGTGAACCGCTCGGGCGTTGGCGCGGTCTGTTCCGACTGTCACGTTCCGAAGGACTGGACCCACAAGATGATCCGCAAGATCAAAGCCTCGAAAGAGCTTTGGGGCAAAATGGTCGGGACCATCAACACTGAAGAGAAATTTGAGGCCAAGCGTCTGCATCTGGCGATGAACGAATGGGAACGGATGAAAAATTCCGACAGCCGCGAATGCCGCAACTGTCACCATTTTGAATCGATGATGCCAGAATTCCAGCGCCCGCGCGCCCGCCAGCAACACCTGAACGCGATGGAGACGGGGCAAACCTGTATCGATTGCCACAAAGGCATTGCCCACTCGGATCTGCGTGACCGCGCGGAAGAGGAATATCTGGAAGCGCTGGAAGCCCCGAACCCGAAATTTGCCCGTGAAGTGCCGCAAGCTTATTTGGACAGCCTTGCCCGCGTTGAAGCCAAGGAAGCCGAAGAAGAAGCCGCACGCAAAGCCGAGGCCGACGCGGCTCAGGCCCGTATGATGGCAGCAGTTGAAGCCGCCCGCACAGACGAACGCGCCAAAGTCGAAGCTGAGATGGCTGGCGCGGCGACGGAAGCCCCGGCGGCTGGTGACACAGGCAGCTCCGACGGCGCAAGCGCTGGTGGGTCGGTTGGGGCCAATGTCGATTGGGACGCAGTGGCGGCCACAGACATGACCCTGTTCTATCCGGGCCAAGCCTCGTTTGAATGGGCGCAGAATGGTAAAACCCATGGTGGTGCGCGTCCGCTGACCAAAGGCGGCGACCAGTGTTCGACCTGCCATGCGAAAGAGTTGGAAACCATCGGTAACAAGATCGTTGCAGGCGGCGGTGGCAAGAACGACGAACTTGAGCCGACCCCAATCCCCGGCAAACGCGGCACGATCGCAGCCAGCCTGAAGGCAACATATGACGATGAAAACGTCTATTTCCGCCTGCAGTGGCTGGACGCTGGTCACACCCCTGCCCCGTTTGTTGACGGCGGCAAGATGGACCCGGACAACCAGATCAAGGTTGGTATGATGATCACCGGCACGGGGATCGAAATGGGTGAACAAGTGGGCTGTTGGGCAACCTGTCACGCCGACAACACCTATATGCCTTTCGATCCGGGTGCCGAGGCGATTGCCGCCAGTGGCGACATCGCGACCCAACTTCAGGCCGACACGACGATCACCAAGTATCTGGCCGAAAGCCGGACCGATATCGAGCTGAAAGGCCGTGGCGACAAGCCGTTGGGTGGTTGGGATAAGGTCAAAGACCAGGCTGAGATCGACCAGCTTCTGGCCGATGGCACCTTTATGGATCTGATGCGGGTCTATGCAGATGGTACAGCCGAAAACGGCTATCTGCTGCAAAATCGCACAGTGAACGAAGGCGAAATGGCAGGCGAGGCCAATCTGGGCGCTGATGGCACTTGGACGGTCACGTTCTCGCGGCCCTTGGCAGGTGGCGCGGGCGATGTCGCGCTGGAAGCTGGCAAGACCTACACGGTCGGCTTTGCGATCCACGATGACTTCACAGCGGCGCGCTTCCACCATGTGACGCTGAACACCAGCCTGGCTCTGGACAATGCAGAAGCTGCGATTAACGTGGTCAAGCAATAA
- a CDS encoding Lrp/AsnC family transcriptional regulator, which yields MTALDDIDRALVNALQDDLPLDHRPFAPLAEKLGLTEEALLDRVKALRASGVLTRFGPFFDAAAMGGAFCLCAMEVPADRFDEVNDQVNAHEEVAHNYERTHKLNMWFVLACETPEGIADVAARIEGKTGLKVNLFPKLQEFYIGFRVAA from the coding sequence ATGACCGCCCTTGACGATATCGACCGCGCTTTGGTGAACGCATTGCAGGACGACCTGCCGCTGGACCACCGCCCCTTTGCGCCTTTGGCCGAGAAACTTGGGCTGACGGAAGAGGCATTGCTGGACCGGGTAAAAGCCCTGCGCGCCTCCGGCGTCCTAACCCGCTTTGGTCCGTTTTTCGACGCCGCGGCCATGGGTGGGGCCTTCTGCCTGTGCGCGATGGAAGTGCCAGCCGACCGGTTTGACGAGGTCAACGACCAAGTGAACGCCCACGAGGAAGTCGCCCATAACTACGAACGCACCCACAAGCTGAACATGTGGTTCGTGCTGGCTTGCGAAACCCCTGAGGGCATCGCAGACGTCGCAGCCCGGATCGAGGGCAAAACCGGCCTGAAGGTCAATCTGTTCCCAAAACTTCAGGAATTCTATATCGGCTTCAGGGTGGCGGCATGA